From the Euwallacea fornicatus isolate EFF26 chromosome 10, ASM4011564v1, whole genome shotgun sequence genome, the window GGTAAAATTACACAGGATACCTTATTTTTAGTTCGTAAATTTCTGATCAAGAGTTGTAAAGTTACTTCGGTGAAACCCTGTACTTCCCCATGATGatattacaccctgtatacaacatttttataagTGATAAATGATGTAAAGTCAAGGATTAGGTGACGGATGGTATAATTTTCCCTCGTAACACATCGATTTAACGCACTAACCTTAATGAGAAAACACACGGATATTCTTTAGAGAACTATTAACACCCGGTATTTCTATGTTTTAAGGTACTACTGAAATACCGAAGAAGTAGATACCGAATTTAATGCTGCGTAAACACAGGCACTTTACTAGTGGCTTTCATGGACATTCTCACATGCACAACCTGCTACATTCATAGAGTGcagttaaaaaacaattaaaaaaaaagtgatgaTGAAAAATGCACCCATGTTACGTTAGTTTGTCTTTTATAAAGCAGCTTACCCCTAAGGCATACTGCAAATGCTCCGAATAAATTAACTTCTAAATTCCATTGAACCTCAAAACTCAGACAGAATGACACTATCACTACACTCCTCCAAATTCACTTGTAAACCAAAAAGCTAAACACTAACAAGTCCTATATTTCTCATTAGGAAGATGGACCCGACCTCATTAAAGACTGTTTTGCATTTCAATTAGTGCTTCTTTTGGCAAACTGGCAATTACCATTGTGACTTTGGTTTTAAGCCCAATAAGGCGACAAAAAGGTAATTACGGATTATGCTTTATGTTCCGTTGCCTGTATTTAGATTGTTTATTATTCGTTTGTTAAATAGTGAGTTGGGGGGATCGTTAAATGTTGTTGCTTGGGAAGTGCGACGGGGACTAATGTGGGTCCAGACCAATTTTGGGGACGTATGTAGGCTCGTTCCAACCTGATGACCAATCAAGACTGGTATAATCGATATGCAAATCtatgaattattatttcccacaatgcagaaataaatattttatggtgTAAcccccaaacaaaaaaataacgattGATTTACAGTAATTTCACTTCAAGTCTCTGAATGTACACAAATCGAtagaaattatcatttaaatgGCGTAGAACCATAATTGCAAGAAAAACATAATTACTATTGGCAAACTCGAATTGTAAACAACATTCCAGATCAATACGTACCTCGGCCCAGAAGCACACTATCAAAGAAGCACTAGACATCAAAAGTGGATAGTATGAAGACAGCAAACTGTTGGACCAGTCACATTCAAACGACTCCTGGAAAAAACAAGATGTATGTTAAGTTATGTGGATTTTATTAGAATCAGAGGCATAAAGGAATAATTAACACTATTGCCGGTTATAACGGGCATCTTGCTTGAAGTTTTTAGTTGGAAAACGTGTGTAAACAATAACTTATTATTcgcaatttgcaaattttgaggtaatatttaaatatctccGGGAAATGTAGGTAAACATGTTCGAAATCAATAATAACTCctaggattttaaattaaattaaattatgggtttattatatttatttttgaagtcTAAGAAACTGTATCGTTTACGATGAGAAGTGACAATATGGCACCATGTACATTCAATCACAAAGAACAATCCCCCAACATATCTTGCTATAACCATGTGTAATGGGTTGTATGTAAATATGCGACTCATTAACAAtcaaacataataaaataacattttatacGGACACAATAAGAATTCTGAAAATAACTTAGTCCGTCTTACAGCAAGATCACAGTTgcgcaaattaatatttaataaattccttACACTAAactcaaattattcaatacaAACAGAAATTGGATGAGTTGAATTGCGccttaaataaaaagaaaatgattgCCTACATGTTGTTTATTACTAATTATTCCTACATTTcttcatacagggtgtaacatatcgTCATGGAGGTATTTCAGAGGATGACAGTATTCTGCAtgataatataaaatactaAAGATCCATGGTAAAAACTCCACTATTTTCGATACACAGAGAGGCAatgtttcacatttttctaatattttgtatttttcagtGTTTTGTTCCAATTGCCACAAAAACgctttttcaatttctctcctctaaatgatttttctaaaattagttAGGCGAGAAAAATGAGAATTAGATTAGAAAAATTCGGACAGAAAGTACATGTTGACGACCGTGTCATTAGGAGATAATGCCTGGGCCAAAACtaggtaataaaatattgtatgttctatatttgtttattaacttATCTGTACAAGAAATCaattaaacaacaaaaaaatggaacCTCTATTACCCAACAATGAGAAGTGACGACGAACTCAAGTAGATTGTTATTTTATGCAATAACCTTGAGATGAATAATATATTCTACCAAATACctattcttaataaaattcactCTAATAAAACTAATGGAAACAATGACTGCAAAAATCCTTCAAAAACCATTTGTTTTTCATATCAGGAATCTCCTCTAGGTCACATTAACTAATACTGTAAAAGctaaaaatacttatttgatttttctttaaaatgctgcttaaatgaatattaatgcgCAACATAGAACTTCATAATATTAAAGCGGATGTTAGGATAAATTGTGTGTAATTTCCTTGCAATTAGGAGAGACAATTGCCTGTATTACAATCAACTAGAAACATTTAATGCTATTAATTAACTTCCTAATTTGGAAAACTTAGCAGAAGCACAGAAATGAGGTGCAGTATTATCGCCCAAAGAGCAATTGATAATTAAGATGAAATAGTAATTCGATGAAACAcctttttcagaaaataaatcatttgcAGATTAGATTATGTTTTTACTCAACGTTTCTATAGTCCACAGTGCGAAATTCCCAGTGCATCTGtacttgaaaataataacCGTACTATTTAATTACCTCCTGAATTATTGAAGTTTGTGCCCATAGATAAGTGGAAATTtggtttgcaaaaatattagtATATCTGACGTTCTAAGCTGGTGCTgcttaaatacatatttactaCTGTAGGTGACTGTTTTTGGGTCACGCTGGCTTTACTGTATcatcaaataatattaatgttgGTACTTGAATAGTTAATATGTGTCAACATTTGGGTGAATTTCAACCTTattataaattagaaaattgtaTGGTAGCTCAACGATCTAAACACCTATGATGACCATTAgatttagttattaattaattaatataatgtaAACTTTATTGACAATTGCCAGCTTATGAGAATTAATTACTATTAATTGTCCAATTGACACTTAAATTGATggagtaattattttattttttgatgatttttcctGGTAATTTCATATGCAATTCAAACCACGCATGACCATTAATAATCTTAACCATATGCAACATTTATGACCATCATTGTGACAGAAACTGATACTAAATTGGTGTTTACTTTGCTGACATGTGTGTGCGTATACAGAAAGAATAATAAAGCATATTTGAGAACTTATGAATATTCTTAATCTTATCATAAAATGTCTAAGACTATTATagacaaagaaataaaataaaaatatgctgCCAAATACTACATGTGAGGAAAGTAAGTAAACTCTATTTAGGTCAATCCTAATCTCCCTAGCAATCCATCTACCAGCCATGAGAaggtttttacaaaaaatgttaacattttaaaaaagtttgagGTCAGTTCTGACCTGACAGTCATTTCTAACAAACATCTACAAAATCTATTTTCTTATGTAGTTCTATAGTGTTACTCCTAAAAAATCAATCTCTTGGCATTAGAAATTTTCACTCTATTTCAAATGATCAAAATTAAAGCATCATTCAAAAGTCATAAATGAAGAAATAACATAACAAAGCATATGATTGTCTATATAGCTAGGAAAGATCTACTTaccggaaaaataaaataagccCCCCTCAACAAACTTGCAAAGCATATAACCATATATATCATCTTCTGCGTGGTAACTTTGCAAGCCTTCAGAAACGTTGGAGCTTTCATCCTCTGATACTCACAAATGATACACATAATGAGTTGAATTGCACACACCAATCCTACAAAAAACATCTAATATCATTTCTACAAACCAGAGTATGTAACTTAccaataaatatgaaaatcccTCCAATCGCTGCATGATATGGCAAATTGGGGTCATCACATAACTCTCCTGTAAACCTAATGTTGCACATGCAAGTTCCATTCCAGCATTCCCCTCGACCAGAACAGTCTCTGTTGCAACTAGAGGTTAGTCCTGACATGTAAAGTAAATGTCGAAACATTACTTGAAATGTCCTTAGACCTGGAAATAATGAGCCACTTTAGGAAGCACAAAATGTGATAACCGTAAAAGGAAAGTGACGACTTCGAATTAGGATTTTGATGTTACCTCTGGTCTAGCATACAGCTTAGCAATAGGAAACACTAAGGAacagtttttgttgaagagtTATTGTCGAAAATAGATAATTTCTCACGAAAACTTTCactaaacaattttctttgtcACAACAATTTGACATTTCTCATTTTCCGCCatctttgaatattttccagccaaaaatttatattggtAGATGGCGCACAATTGACATTTAGAATAGACATGAAATGGGTGTTGTAATCGTTGCTCAGGTGGTGCGTGTAAGCGATTTTGATATGTGATAAGGACATACATAGATAGTAGTATTCGCTTGCACAGTAGCACCTATGCGGATGTAACTGTAACCAAAACCAGCTGCGAAAGAAAACTGCTCAATATAGTTACCTCTTAATTGTTCGACGACTCATAATGCTTTTTAGATTTTGGAAACAATAATTGGAACCGAATTGATTCACATCAACAGATTTTCTGTTGGTTGCATCAGAATGGCTAGGTGTCATTGGGGATCAATCCGAGTGGTAGAAAATgaactgaaataaaatacCTCCTCCCTTAAGAACCCTCATGCGTAAATTGCTTTAAACTTCTTTttgctgttaaaaaaaataacataaataaataaaatagttaaactgaatttatttttattgaccaCACTGTATCAATAAATAGAATTACTGTACCTTGAAATTGGGTGTCGACGAATTCCAATTGTTCGCTCTACTCCAAACGAACCAATTTACAACTCACAACCCtcttaaaatcttaataacCATTCCCAAGAGATGGCGCTCTAACTGAGGCTTCCACCTGCTGCAAACTTCACTCAACTCGATTAACAGTTTGACGACATTTGAGATTTTCGCGTCCCTATTTTCCGATATAAAAATGCtctaattttaacaaaaatctgCATGAAACGTGACAATTTGTGTTGATTTATAGTTAAATTTAGGCGCCCTTTGAATGAACATTGCCAATTATTGAAGTGTGGTGATTGGAACTTGTGCTACCGCATTATTTTCCAGCACACTTCACTTGATGCCCAGGTAATGCTTTACGCCGTTTTAAGATTTTTGGATTTATTAcattaagaaattatttttttctgccaGGGTTTGATACCAGGTCGAGTAATCATAATGTAGAACCTGAATTTAGAACCTTTCTGAGgtttgtttgttgaaaataatgtgAATAATGTATGCTTGTTGTGACATTTCCTACCTACATGGGAAAGAAATGTAGAGGGGAAGGGGGTGTAGAGTTTCTGTTCAatacttattattttatataattcgGTATTAAATCGTTGTCTTTGGCCTTAAAATGAAACAGGAATTAATTTCATACTGTTGAGGATAAAAGTTATTGTCAGGAAGTAATAAACAATTACTCCCTGACAAGTTTCAGCCAAGTTTGAGTATCACTGCCAGGATCACTCCATCCTCATCTGCAAATTCTGAAGGTTTTTTAGacgtttaaaacataaaaaccaAATCTCATATGATATTGGTGctattgttttgtttccatTAGTGTATAAAATGTTCTCATGAAGTATCACGATATTAGGAAATATTCATTGACAGAATTCAATAACAGATCTGTGTATTACATGCCAATAATTACATTTGGTACTTCTTGATTTTTTATAGTCATTTGCTATTTACCATCAATCAGTTGCCTGACAATTGATAccaggaaaattattttgctcaGCTTATCCACTTAGCTTTCACTTGCATTACTCATTCCTCCCTATTTCTAACAAAAACCCAGATTTATACATTCGGAGTCGAATTCAAATTTGGCATTGATCTTGAcactaaaaattaatggaaaaaaattatttgctccATTTGTACTTACCGCCGGATATAAAGTTGTCGCTGAGCCGCCGCTGTTATGCCGTCGAAAATTAACCAATGTTATTCTTTTAGCGTTCGCGCCTACAGGACCACCGTTCAATTAAATTAGTcttaatgattaaatttttttagaaatattagACATAAAATAGGTTTcttcgtttattttaaaacaaagaaagtTCTTTAAATCACTTTCTTTTACTCTTTTGGAATTAATGTTAGAGCGACAAGTGCGATGTAATGAATCTTCATACTCTTATATTATATTCCACACAGCTAACAGTTGATCCGCGCTGATATCGTAGCAGATTTCAATAAGTTTATGGTGAAATAGCAGTTTGTCATAGAAAGAGGACCACACACAACTGTAATCTGAGGCATATTACTTCTCTCGCCGTAATTACTGATTTCACCTGCGCTTTGGTCGCAAGCTTTCGTCTCGCATGTAATATGCTTCTTACAATTCTggtaattttaacttttaacaggTGATTAAGGATTGACTTTAAAATGCACAAATTCAgggagttaaatttttaaatgttgtatTAACTTGGTAATAGAGGGCGCCTTATTTTATGCGCTCCTgtctctttaaatatttaaatttgttcagtAAGATTTATATTAGCTACaaatttttgagtttccaTATCTAGACTTGCTCAACCATGACAGAAATTATATATCCGCCTGGATGTCGTCCTATCAGCGACGACCTCGGACCCGACGAACTAATCCGTCGTTTGAAAACTTTGGCCCACACATTGCAAGCAATGGGCCAAGATGATGGAGCTTATAAGCAGTATGTGCCTTTAAGTCTCCACTTGGCTGAGGAACAATTCCTCAGTCATCCATCTAGAGATGTGCAACTTTTGATTGGTAAGATATGAAATGTACTTTGTCAAGTTAAATTACACGCGGAACGTCTGTAGCGTGTTGCATTGCCGATGTGCTAAGAGTTTATGCCCCGGATGCTCCGTATCAAGATCCAGATCAAGTGAAgacgatttttctttttctgatTAGCCAGTTGTCAGGCTTAAAAGATCCTAAAGATCCTGCGTTCAAAAGGTAATAGCAGGAAATTTACCACTATGCTGGTGTCTGACTAGGCTTTTATAGGTACTTCTACTTACTGGAAAATTTGGCTTATGTAAAATCCTTTAACATGTGCTTTGACTTACAAGAttgccaagagattttttgtTCCCTATTTAATCTGATGTTCAAAATTGTCAATGATGAGCATTCAGGGAGAGTCAAAAGTTTTATGTTGGACGTTCTGTGCCCTTTGATTACAGAAAGTGATATGGTAACGTCTTTAATGTATATGGATAAATAGCAGAGCTTTAAACCAAACATTTTAGGTTGGCAATGATTTGTTagacataattttaataaacatagtTGAACCAAACAAAACACAGCATAAAAACTCCTACTTTCTCGCAAAAGAGCTCATTATAAAGACATCTGAGACTTTAGAACCATATATTCAAGCATTTTTCAATCAAGTATTGATTCTGGGTAAGAATTgctatgtatttttttgcaaatctaTTAACATGACATGAATAACAGGAAAGGAAGATAAAAACGTGCAGATTTCAAGTAAAGTGTATGATTTGATCTATGAGTTAAACCACATCTGTCCTCAAATCTTGGTGTCTGTCTTGCCACAGTTGGAGTGCAAATTGAAGAGCGCTCAAGAGGGTGAAAGATTAGCGGCTGTATCGCTTTTAGCCAAAATGTTCAGCGAGAAAGATTCTGAGCTGCCAAAAAGGCATGGTCCTTTATGGAGGGCTTTTCTTGGGAGGTACATgggtaaaaatttcttaaattatctttaaaacgCAGTGATTATTGCAGATTTAACGATATTTCCGTGGCTATTAGAACCAAGTGTGTTCAATATTCCatgcattttttgttaaatcatCCAGATTTACGCAAAGATATTACTGACACTTTAAAGATGCGTCAGCATGATTCAGACGAAAATGTCAGATATCAGGTATGGTTTAAAAATGAATCTCCTctgtgatttttaaaatcaaaattatttaggtGGTAATGTCAATAGTAACAACAGCAAGAAACGATTTTCAAGTCGTGTCCGACTCTGAGGATTTGCTGGAGTTTGTGAAAGAAAGAACATTAGACAAGAAGTTTAAAATAAGGAAGGAGGCTATGGCAGGGTTGGCCCTTATTTATAAGAAGCATTTAAGCGATCCGGATGTGCCCAATGCGACGAAGAAAGCAGTCACTTGGATTAAAGACAAAATTTTGCATGGATACTACATGGCTGGAATGGAAGATCGACTTTTGGTTGAAAGGTACAAACAAGTAAAGTTTACTTTTCTGTATTTTTGGTACAGAATCGAGGCAgaccttttttaaattttattcatttagtGATTCATGTATTCTTAATTTCACTGGTAGTTTAAACTATTTTCAGGCTTCTAAACACTTGTCTGGTACCTTACCAGCTGCCTGCTGCAGAAAGAATGAAGAAACTATATCATTTATTAGGAACAGTAGACGAGCACGCCACTAAAGCCTTCATGGAACTGCAGCGCAATCAACTTTGCGTTCGTAAATTggtatttataacaaaaaataatctctTTCCACGTTACAGAAATTTATAATAGGTAATGGAATGGTTAGAATTGCACAAGAAACTTGGCTCAGATCAAAAACACGACATTCAAAAGGAAATTGCGAACAAGGTCCAAGCTTTATCTCGTTGTCTACCGGAGCCAGTGAAAGCACATGAGTTTTTGAGCAAGTTTAGTAATCACTTAaggtataaaagaaaaacaatgcaaaaaaaaagttatagaaaaaaattgcaggaaaGACCCGGACTTgatggaaaaatttgaaactgtgTCCAGGCCTTCCGTGAGTTGCAAAGAGTGCTCAGAGGCAACTGCTGCTGTTCTCAAGAAATTAGGAGCCCCGGTAATGACTAACTTGTATTATAATATGGTTAAGATGCTGTTAGAACGAATCAGCTCTGTTATGATTGATCATGAAGCATTAGGTATTCTAATAGGGTAAGTACTGtatgttaaaatttcttcttcctGTTAATTTTCTGGGGTTTTTAGGTACGTAGAAGACTGCTTGAGAGGTGGAAATTCTATAGAGGAAATAGGCCTCAACCCCGCTACTGCTGGTGATAGGGGATTGAAGCTTTTGGCCATGTTATGTGTTGTTTTTCCGTGGCATTTTCATCACTCCGACATATTGGAAGATTTGTTGGATTTGCTACGCCTTGATGACGTTAATGTGGCTCCTCCAGTTTTGagtgtatttattttcttgggAAAATACAAATGTTTATGTGAGTAATCCAATGCTTAAGcgatttaatgatttttgttaataattttgacGTGTAAAGATGATCAATTTCCCAATTTGATGAACACTTTGGCTCCCATCTGCAAGGAATTGGCCGCCACGGGTACCCCAAAACAGGCGAAAGGCGCCATTCActgtatacaaaaaaatatgccTCCGTTGCACGACGAAATATTCGCCCAGATTTTGGAATCGGTCAAGGAGAATTTGGTACCTGAATCGCCTCACTACAGAACGGCCATTGTCGCCCTTGGACATATTGCCTTCACTTTTCCAGAGAAGTATAAGGTGTCGATCAAAAATATCGTGTCTAGAAAGGTAAGTGTTTTGTAAGCCTTAGCTTTAGTTCATTTTAAGTTActataatttaaaagatattttctgcccattaaattatgttttaaatagTATCTTGTTCGAAAAGCATACACATGTATGTGATGGTTATTTAGCTTTCAacgaaaacaaacattttttacttgaatttCAGATAGTCAAGGATTTATTAGTAAAAGATGTGTCTAGACAGAAAAAAGAGGAAGATGACGAATATCGCTCGATAATCGACAGCGACTCCTGGTGCTCTGAAGACGATTTACCTGAAGAAACCAGATGTAAAGTCGAAGGATTGAAAGCAATGGCAAGGTGGCTTTTaggtaaaattcaatttaaggCGGCTTTTATATTTGCAGTGTTGCAATCAGtatttatatgtataatatttatcttaaaattatacaaattattGACTCGAGTTTACTTAATATGTAAGGTTTAAAAGAGGACACGACATCAGCGCAAAAAACCTTCAGAATGTTAAATGCCTTTATACTTCATAAAGGCGATTTACTGCAGAGCGGTAGATTATCGAAGGCCGAAATGTCTTGGCTGAGGCTGGCTGCCGGTTGTGCTATGTTAAAGGTAACAATTTCACCTATgattatttgtaatttacgTCGTCTTTGTTACTATGATGCGATGCTTTTTACTACATCTTTTTTAGGTGTGTGAACAAAAGGGCGTTGGTGATCAGTATACTGCCGAACAATTCTACAATCTCTCTCTACTGATGTGCGATGAAGTAAAACAAGTGCGAGAAATGTTCGCTGCCAAATTACACAAGGGCTTAAGCAAAGGTATCTTTGAGAGTTGAAGGTGAAGAACTTTGACGTTGTTATGGATTTTCTCAGGTTTAACAAACAAGTGCCTTCCTCTAGACTTCATGGGGTATTACGCCTTAGCCGGCCGGGAGCCTGATAATCGTTTACGTGCGCTTATTAGAAATTACATGATTAGTGATATAAATAAGTAAGTCTtgtcgtttgtttttttttggtttgcgCAAATTTAAGCGAGAACTACGTTTTAGGAGGCGGGATTATGTTAAAACCATCACGATGGGAAACTCCAACTCCGAAAGCAGGGCGATGCCTCAGTTGACCCACATTTTGCCAGATTATATGTTGGTCTTTGCAATTCCTGTTTTAGCACACGAGCCTAGGCTCTCTAGGTGGGATAATGTGGCTGAATTGCAAGTGGCACAGCAGTGCCTGTGGTTCGTTTTAGAACCGCTGGTCATCAAAAACGACTATTTCAGCTACAGTTTCTACAAAACTTTAATAGAAAAgatgaaaaatcacaaagatGCTGTTCGACCTGACGACGATCACGGAAATTACGTAAGTTTACTCTTTTGTTTgaaccaattttttaaaattagtttttgatatacagAAATTATGGGCTTTATGCGACTTGACCACTGGCCTGCTTTTAACCAAGGCGACTAATTACGAACTTAAAGATTTCCCAAGTGAGATCCGGATTCCAACGATGTTGTTCGTACCGCAAAAGAATTTCCAGAACGCGCGTGT encodes:
- the pds5 gene encoding sister chromatid cohesion protein PDS5 homolog B — encoded protein: MTEIIYPPGCRPISDDLGPDELIRRLKTLAHTLQAMGQDDGAYKQYVPLSLHLAEEQFLSHPSRDVQLLIACCIADVLRVYAPDAPYQDPDQVKTIFLFLISQLSGLKDPKDPAFKRYFYLLENLAYVKSFNMCFDLQDCQEIFCSLFNLMFKIVNDEHSGRVKSFMLDVLCPLITESDMVGNDLLDIILINIVEPNKTQHKNSYFLAKELIIKTSETLEPYIQAFFNQVLILGKEDKNVQISSKVYDLIYELNHICPQILVSVLPQLECKLKSAQEGERLAAVSLLAKMFSEKDSELPKRHGPLWRAFLGRFNDISVAIRTKCVQYSMHFLLNHPDLRKDITDTLKMRQHDSDENVRYQVVMSIVTTARNDFQVVSDSEDLLEFVKERTLDKKFKIRKEAMAGLALIYKKHLSDPDVPNATKKAVTWIKDKILHGYYMAGMEDRLLVERLLNTCLVPYQLPAAERMKKLYHLLGTVDEHATKAFMELQRNQLCVRKLVMEWLELHKKLGSDQKHDIQKEIANKVQALSRCLPEPVKAHEFLSKFSNHLRKDPDLMEKFETVSRPSVSCKECSEATAAVLKKLGAPVMTNLYYNMVKMLLERISSVMIDHEALGILIGYVEDCLRGGNSIEEIGLNPATAGDRGLKLLAMLCVVFPWHFHHSDILEDLLDLLRLDDVNVAPPVLSVFIFLGKYKCLYDQFPNLMNTLAPICKELAATGTPKQAKGAIHCIQKNMPPLHDEIFAQILESVKENLVPESPHYRTAIVALGHIAFTFPEKYKVSIKNIVSRKIVKDLLVKDVSRQKKEEDDEYRSIIDSDSWCSEDDLPEETRCKVEGLKAMARWLLGLKEDTTSAQKTFRMLNAFILHKGDLLQSGRLSKAEMSWLRLAAGCAMLKVCEQKGVGDQYTAEQFYNLSLLMCDEVKQVREMFAAKLHKGLSKGLTNKCLPLDFMGYYALAGREPDNRLRALIRNYMISDINKRRDYVKTITMGNSNSESRAMPQLTHILPDYMLVFAIPVLAHEPRLSRWDNVAELQVAQQCLWFVLEPLVIKNDYFSYSFYKTLIEKMKNHKDAVRPDDDHGNYKLWALCDLTTGLLLTKATNYELKDFPSEIRIPTMLFVPQKNFQNARVFLPPELQYQPNKKQTLTLSLLNNENKEKASRKVKGSLKAEGCGPLGTDVQPSEASDTQIQVPGLGETALDEPPAKRLRERIKNDDDDK